The segment ACATGCCAAATAGTTGGTCAGCCAGGACTTGTTCTCACTCAAGTTGCAGGTGCAAATACGTTACCAGTAACAGCCCCAATAGCTTTGACCGTAGCGGGAGtcccaaaccaaacacagttACAGAAGAGTCAGATTCACACTGCTCAGCCTGTTGCAGAAACCAAACAAGTAGCTGCCGTTCCAGCCCCTCAGCCTATCAAAAATGAATCCACGCTAGTAAACCCTGACTCCTTTGGCATCCgagcaaaaaaaacaaaggaacaaCTGGCAGAATTGAAAGTGAGCTACCTTAAAAATCAGTTTCCTCAAGACTCGGAAATTGTTAGACTTATGAAAATTACAGGCCTTACTAAAGGAGAGATCAAAAAGTGGTTCAGTGATACACGCTACAATCAGAGAAACTCAAAGAATAATCATGGGATTCATCTCAACAGTGATTCATGTGCCACCATTGTTATTGATTCAAGCGATGAAATGAATGAGTCCCCAACGGGAGTCACTCCGCAGAGCAAGTCATCATGGAGCGCTTTTCCTGATTTCACCCCACAGAAATTCAAAGAGAAGACTGCTGAACAGCTGCAAGTCCTCCAGGCGAGTTTTCTGAATAACCCTGTCCTTACCGATGAAGAGATGAATAGGTTAAGAGCCCAAACCAAACTCACCAGGAGAGAGATTGATGCCTGGTTTACAGATAGAAGGAAGTCAAATGTCTTGAAGGAAGAGGGAGCGGACTTGAATGAGAGCAATGCTGGCAGCTCAAaagaagaggctggagaaacaTCTGTGGGAgatggagcagcaggagcaaaatCAGGGAGTTCTACTTCGAGCAAAATAGGCAAAAAATCACCAGAGCAGTTGCACATGCTTAAAAGTTCCTTTGTCCGTACTCAGTGGCCATCTCCACAAGAATACAACAAGCTGGCAGAAGAAACTGGACTCCCAAGATCAGAAATTGTGAGCTGGTTTGGAGATACTCGCTACGCCTGGAAAAATGGTGGATTGAAATGGTATTATTATTACCAGAGCGCCAGTCCAAACAGTGTGAACGGCCAGGGCTTTtcaagaaagagagggagaggaagaccaaaagggagggggagagggaggccTCGAGGGAGGCCTCGGGGAAGCAAGAGGTTAAATTGCTGGGACAGAGGGGTGTCTGTCATAAAATTCAAAACTGGAGCAGCAATCCTGAAGGATTACTATATGAAGCACAAATTCCTTAATGAGCAAGACCTCGATGAACTGGTAGCCAAATCTCACATGGGATATGAGCAGGTCAGAGAGTGGTTTGCAGAGAGGCAAAGAAGATTAGAACTTGGAATAGAGCTGTTTgatgagaatgaggaggaagaCGAAATGCTGGAAGAtcaggaagatgaggaagaaacaGATGATAGTGATACTTGGGAACCCCCCAGACATGTTAAGCGTAAACTTTCAAAATCAGATTGATGTGCAGTTTGGGGGCCAAAAGCCTGTGAATTCGGTTTGATGTTATGGTGAGGAGCCAGCTGATGTTTCCTGGCCTTCAGTTTAGCAAGCACCTGCTTTGCATCTTCCTTGCACCTAAAAGAACATGGGCAAGATGCTACCTGTGCAGGCAACAACTATTTGCTTCCTAGCTACAAGAGATGGACATCCTCAGGCCTAGCCTAGGACGTGGGGTTATAAATCGGATCCATTTCggctcctcctcttccacatTACTTATGGGAAGGTTCATGTTCATCCTTCACGTGACTGTTTCTCAATATTTAATTGCCTTATGTTAATTccaaaaaaaccacagacacatttttttcattgatgtaGGAGAACATTGCCTGCttgtgaaggaggaaaaaacaaaaatctgagaTGTCTTTTTGCAAACATCGCTTCACCTGAGAGGTTTCAAAGCCCGGGTTTATTTCTTAAGTtcaaaagagaaggggaaaagtgTAACAAAGGAATCAGTGAAGCTAGGAGTGAGGATTGCTTGGTGTACAAAAAAGAGGTGATATTGGCACCTTTTGCGTATCGTCAGAGTGTTTTGGGTTTACAGAACTTGTGCTGAAATATTCCTTGTTGATAACTATGAGTTAATTGAATGAGTCTAATGTTAGAAGATGTTTTTCGTTACATTATTCAGTATATCCTAcatcaatttaatttaaatgccTGGCAGACTTGATGCAGTTGATAGTAACATTCATTTCTTAGcttgtgctttctttcctttgttggAAATGCTAAGAAAAGCGTATATTTCTACCTTAAGAATAATTTCTTGAAATCTTACACTGAAATTTAAGGTAAACGTGAAGTGGAAACTTCCTAAAAGTTGTTCAGAATTGCTTTGGGGTTTGTAAGAATACACagatacagagaagaaaagcgTCTTTGGGTGGTAGTAAGAAAGGTTTTCAAGTAAGTTGTGGCAATGTTTATTTCTCAAACATGGCTTTTAAATGCTTAGGAATGATAAACATAGTAGTGTTTAATTGTTCTTCAGCGACAGCTCAGTTGAATGATTTGTGTGCAGGTTTAACTTAAATTCATCTTAACAGATTGAGCTCGCCACTATGCTGGTTGTTCATAGGGCTGCTGGGTGAACACACATAGTTGTAGAGGTGATTTGATCTGCCTGAACTGAACTCCAGAAATAGTTTAATCTGATACAAAACATCTACATCTTGAATAAGtgtctttaaaacagaataaaagctgTCATTTAAGACATTGAAATCATAGTAGAGTTTGAATTACCAGTGTAAAAACAGTGGACCAAATTCACAGAAGTAACTTTAGGGCAGGTGTCTGGCATCCTAGAGAACTGCTACTCCAAGGAAGAGTAGTTTGTGTTCCTGCTACTGTTGGTCTGCATTTTTTAGGGCTAAGTTACTTTAGGTGTCAAAAGATGATGAATTGGTGCTGCTGTCGCAAGCATTGCTTGCTTTTACGCTGGCACTAGTGGCAAGGGTACTAGCAGCCTCCTTTTGTACATCTGCAGCATCTTCTCTGAAGGCTCCTGTGCGTGATGTTCAGTGAGAGACAGATCAGTGCAGAGAAAATGTGTCTTAATGTTTCTACTTTTCCAAGAACCTAATCtggaattactttttcttcctcagtgtGATAGCTGTCAAAAGACCAAGAAAGTCCTAGTTAACGATTTTCGGAAGCAGAGCAGTCCATGTTAGATCTGGTTTTCATACCTGATAGTGAGTGAACCCCAGGGAATGatgtctgagaaaaaaatattgataacTCGCCTTCCGCTCTGGACACTTGTAGCTGCCCTTCTGCTCCCAGATTGAATGAGCTGCCTTAGTTGCAGGAGGGTGTTCTGTGTGGAGGTCATTTACCAGAGTGAACTTGTTTGACTATTTGAGGTTGCTGGAAACTAAAAGGTAATAGCTTTTGGTGTATGACATGGATTTGATGATGAAATGATTTCCTGGCTTCTTAGGCTCAAATCTTTGAGGCACACAGTAGCCAGCAGCGCTAGAGAGGACTAGCCAGGAATCCCTCTGTTTAACTTGGGGGtgggaaagaagcaaaactgtGTTCTCAGCGTATTTTGCTGGAGTGCTTCCCACTGGAAGTGAGGTGGTGTATCTGTCCTTTTCAGCACTGACTGATACATGCAGGTGAGAGGTATTCCTATTTGGCTGGTAGTGGTCTGGAGAGGCTGTCGTAGATACCAGCAATTACTAGAAATATTAATGTTAGCGTCAAGCTCTGCTGGGAACACAGGATCAAAAAAAGTACTCGTTGAGTGGGAAAGAACGGAGCTAGTAGGGAAAGAGATgctatttttaagtttaaaaaaatactaaagcaAATCCTTAAAATCCTTGGGAATATGCCTCTAGCAAACAAAATCTGGAGTTGCCTTAATCCTTAAGATTGACACagaaaaattttcttaaaaaaacccaaaaaaaacaaccaagcgACCTGTCCAAATAAACATCTACATTTTTTGTTAATAGAGCCTGCATTTATGCTAGCATTAAATGtgactttctttaaaagatgagaaaaaatgaagacCAGAGTTAATTATATGATTGAACTGggaaaatttccattttggCAGTGTTCTGTTACATAACACTCAGCTACATTGGTAGGCCTTAGCACATCTGGtctgaaaaacacaggaagaggaAATACATTGTTTATCAGGCTAAATATATTTGGATTGGACGtcttctttcagtaaaatgGTCAGAGATGGTGGCTCATGTATACTGGGCCACGTTTTCAGTTGCTGGAAATATTACAGTTCCATGTATTCCAATGTTTATAATAGTATGTAAAGCCCGTTGAGGAACACAGTCTCTTTGCAGAATATacaatttaaattaaaccaTGTGCTGTGGGTCGGTTAGTTAGTGATGCAGAGTACACTTCTTTCCTTTGGGCTGCATGCACGTTGTAAACCTTTCAGTTGTGCCAAGGATCAGAAAAATCTGGGTGGGTTCAGCCTGAAGAGAGCAGTTGTGTGCATTCATTATTGCTCATAATCTGTCTGTTACTTCTTTTTGAACAAGCTGAGTCCATTAATTAACAGTTTATGTCACGTTTACAGCATGAGTATATTTGCAGTGCataaggagagagaaggaaactcTTCTAGAGGCCTCCCACATCAAAGCtaacaggaaaagctggaaagcaCTGTCAGCATGCTGGTCTGTTTTATCTGTGACTTGTGGTTGTGGCTGGTGGGGACTCAAAGCTGCTGGTGGCAGTGGTTTAGCCCAGATTCATCTCAGCCAACCTTAGGCTGCTGAGCTGCCTACTTCAGCGCCCAAGGCACGTTCTGTATTCACCTGAGGGAAACAGATTTCTTGGTGGATGGGGAGGATATGTATGGCACCTTCTCATTCTACCAGTTACATAGAGGAAACTTCCTGAATTTCAACATATCAACCAGTGTCTTAATTTGATGAATCTGAGCATTGCTGTGCTCaccaacagtgtgccctggcagcctggCTCCCTCTTGTAGCAGGGTGTTGTGGAAGTCACTTGGACTGAGCTATGTTGAcagtgggaaaggaagaggaaaataccTCTACCCTGGGATGAGTGTCCCTGTGGGAGTTTGTTGATTTCCCCACTCGGTGAAGGACTGTGTGTAGGTGAGCCTGTagtatgttttctgtatttctgtcaAGCTTCACCTCTTAGGTTTGAGGTAATCATGAGGCCTCTGTGATTGCCGTTGACAGTGAGAGGAAGAAACTCTTTGATCTTGCTCAGATCTTACCTCTAGGTAGCTGGTTTGTTCTCAGTCTTTGTTGGGAACACTATTTCAGAACTCAGCTGTGAGCACCAGCTCCTTTAGAGCTAAGGCAGAGCTTTCCTCTTCATCTGATGTTTCTGCCAGGAGCACGTGATCTGCTGTCTCTGGAATTCAGCTAAGGAATAAAGATAATCCTCTGccagaagggagagggagaagggctaaaagaaagcaagcagtgtCACAACTGGGTGAAGCATGTTAGCGTCACTATCGCGCTGCTTCATGGCATGTTTTGCTCTTGCTTCTGAGTTCAATGAAGGAGCACGATTCCGTCTTAAATAGTGCTTTCTTCCCAGTATCTGCCTTTCACTGACCCCAAGGTTAGTGTTTGTTCTAAAAAGTCAAACCTATTCCTCCCTGGAGGGTAGAATGAACTAACAGAGCACTGGCTTGTAAGAAgtagaaagaagggaaaatgcagAAGCTTAAAGGCTTTTGACTTTTGCTTGCCCTTCAGAGTTCACTTACCTGGAAGTTAATAAGCAAAACAAGTTTTACTCTTGCTGTTCTGACAGAACAGGTAAAGTATTGCAATCTCTCACTTTTAGCACATCAAAATCACTGCATTCTtttgaaagcagaggagaggaaagataTCCTGTACCTCATGATTAGAATTTAGTGGATGATCTCCAATACACGCTGTAGTAagtgaggccattccctttttAACCATGTCCGGTACcatttaaaaactgctttttcatgATGTATGCAATATAGTATTGAGAAGGAAGCTCTTGCAAAGTCTGCACAtgacatgaaataatttttctaatgcATGATTTGCTGACTTTGGgcaaaagcttattttcttgtttgccAAGGAACCTTCAGGCAGACAAATGCACTCCCTTCTCTGCGGAACAGGGAAAACATTTCAAGAGCCCCTGCAAAGTGATTCATGACCTTACACAGTCCCCGTAGGCCAGAAAGCCCAAAGATGCAAagtcttttcctcctccattttCCTCTGACATGAGAGCACAGCAGTCACTGACAGCTATGCTGAGTTTAAAGTGGggagcattttcttttgcacttaATGGAGTAGTGTACGTTCAAGCTGGATGTCAGTATTTGCTTCTGTAAATATGACAGTATCGATTTGCATCTTCCACCTGAGTCTTCTATCTGTATGTTCATATCTCCCAAGGAGAGAAGATAATCTTTGAGTTTCTGTAATATTAAATACCCTTGCCCTAACCTGAATACACAAGAATAGAGTGCAATGAAATATAGCTttctttgatttaatttatttttttcttggaaaattattttgcctaCGTTCAGTAGTAATGAAAAGATAGTATTGACCATCAGAGAGTAGTAAAACTGTTGAGAGTTGTTCATAATACCTGGAATTATCATGTAACTTAGAGATGGGAAGGGCTGGTAGAGGGCTCTTTCTCTGCCCTGAACAGTGCCCGGTTACACCTGTATTCTCCATCAAGCTTGTGATATCCTAGGATAAGTAGATTTAGCAAGTAGTCTAGCACAAACTTACTGGGTCAAGTTACTTGAGGTTTGGTGATGTATTGAAATGCTGtaggaagagattttaaaatgaaagttgtaacagaaagtgaaaaatcctCTTAATAGCTACCTATACACGCTCAATAGCTcaaatttctgtcattttcacACCTTTAAAAAGGGACATTTTGAAGCACAAGTGGGTTACAGCGAGTGTTCTCAAGTTTAATGGTCCAAGCTTTGGGcgtttttttctcctgtggtgAAGAGCATCTGcacttttttttagtatataGTCATGGCAAAACAGACTGACAATGTTGTAAAATGTGGAGTGGTAACTGAGGATCCCATCACACTTTTCATAGGTTAGACTGGGATTCATCTGATTGTGTGTTGATGTCTGCATTTGAGTGGCACACCGTAGCTACTAAGTAAACCTAGTGAATGGGAGCCAGCTTATCCTAAATGCCTGGGTTTGGTCAGACGGACTGCACCCTAAACTCTGCTACACGTGGCTTGTGGGCAGATGCTGACACTACAGACATCTGAAATTGGGCGAGGTGAATCTACACCTCAGAGTGTGCTGGCTGGATTGCAACATGGATCTTTGTGTTGTGGTTGGCAATGGTACTTACCTCTGCTTCCGAAGTTGGGAAGTGTGAGGCCCCTTTATTTtcggtttgggtttttttgggtttgggttttttttttgccttttgctttttttcttttattctagagcaggttgcactACAGCAGTGGATAAAGTAACTGATCCTTGGTTATAATACTGTGGCATAAAAGTGATTTGGGGTTTCTCAAGTATTTTAGAGATAAGGTTACTATATGAACATTGGACTGTGTATAACTTAGAATGTGCTAAAATGCGTAGTATTTGTGTCCCAGTTGATGAAAGTATTTCCTTATGCTTATTCAATACTTGATACCTGTCATTAAATTTTCCCTAAAGAATCTGCTATGCTGACAGAAGATTCAAGTCTTCATCTGTGATACGAAATGATCAACCACAAGAGCTCCATTGATTTCAAAACATTCCCCTGCCTGCAGTTCCAGCTTACTAAAGTTTTTCCAGTTTGGCATAGTTGGCTATCTGCACGTTTGCTTACAGACTGAACAGAAATGCACTAAAATAAGTTGCCCAACCTGAGAAGGCTTTATATTGTATAGAAAATGTGGCACTAGGTACTGCTCTTCATGTGCACGGGAGAGTTAACAAGTGTCGATCTCGTTTACAGAAATGATGGCGCTTTGCAATTTTCTATAATATATtgcaatatatttaaatgtcctGTTTGAcatgtgaaattaaattaagttaACACGTTGTTATGTATTTGAAGTATGAGGAAGACGATTCACTAACGACCAGCAAGGTTTTTGGAAGGTGTCCAGTATGTAGCCGTCTGTGTGATCCGTCTGTGTATGTGACGTTAAAGGAAGGAACAATACTGTCACTGTTTAGAATGAAGAGTTTCTTTTGAATGATGCAATAGCTTACAGTGTCTTTCCTTTGTAGCTGCCCAGTGTGGTGAAGGGGAAGCAGTTCTTGAAAAAGTTCAAGATAACTGGTTAACTGTGAATGGGCCTAATCTTTCATGAAACCAAGAAAATTTTTGGACACACACAGGACTTGAATACTCAAAAGGATTGGAACTTAGTGTTGTGCCAAAGTTAAACTACTGCAGTTGGCAGAAGTTCTGCACTGTAAATAGAAGACTGATTAAAAGACAgcttgtaaaaaaagaaagaaaaaaatccagttttaatacagtacatttttattacatgaTGGAAACATTCTGGTTTAGACCTTTTTTGAAGAGGCTTCAGTGACCACTAGATTTTGTCCTCTTATATTTTGTTTGGCCTAATACTATATGTTCTAGTAAGATGGGCTTTATTGCCTGTGTTCTTTGATACGTGATTAAGCTTATAGCTTTGAGTGACCAAACATTTTACAGAGTAAAAGTTCTTAGAAACAATATAACGTATCTGATATTTCTGTGTCTTATTTATCAGGCTCTGCACAAACTTGGAAAGTTGTGCTGGACTTGTACAACTCTTTTATGGGAACGCAGCATAATTCTGGATATTACAAACCTAAGCCTTTGTGGCAGTACGGATCTTGtctttggatttatttttgttatttttttgaggCAAAGAGACAAATGGAtgctgctgtaaaatatttgtaatattgCCATTATTGCTTTCTGTAGCAATTACTGCTTTTGCTTcaacagataaagaaaataaatcagagatAGAAAAGTCCTAAAAGATGCTGGTAGAAGAAAGGATCAGTTGCGAACTTCTGGAAATAAACATTGTACCaaaaatttgaaaacagaaataatggaATATATGTCTCCTTACTGAGTGTGTGTGGTTTTACGAGGTGTTGTGGAAACCAGGAACCATGTCTGCATAAAAATGTCACAAACCACATCAtctcaaatatctttttttccttttacacaaaactgaatttcatcAATTCCTCAGCTGCATTGAATTTGGAGAACAGGTTTGGCTGAAGAGCCAGCGTGAGGTCAGCTTCACGtgtgagctgctgcagctgcttggTGCTGAACTGTTCTGCTGTGTCAGCAGGCCAGGGACTTTCACATGATTCTTCTTGTTAAGGCAGATGCTCTTTAttatcacatttaaaatatttgggaggagcagaggagagtAGGAACCACCTCCCTGCTGAAGCTACTGTCAGCTGGATGTCACACTATGTGGCTGCTTTTACCATGTGCCTTTTCCTcaaagaaggctctgaggtgAGTGTTTTCTGTTGAGCTCTGACTTGCCATCACTCAGAAACTCCTGGCTCAAGCCAGTGCTACCTTCTTGCATCGGAGTGACTCCTCACACCCATCTGCTTCAACTGTCGCACTGCATCCAGAGGGGCTCAACAACCGGTCTTCGCTGCAGGACCCAGCATCATGCCTACAGACCTGTCCCTGCCtaagaaaaagatgtttaagGCAATAGAATTGTTCCTGTGCTGTACCTTGTGTCAGTCCTGAAAAATTACATTCCTGGCTGAAGTAGATGCCTCTGCGCAGGCCTGGCGATGCGCGCTAGTAGCTGGTACAGCTTGGTGTCctgccaaatatttttattcggttcgaggggaaaaaaaaaaggaaagaatgctTATTCAAGTATCTGCCAGCTAATGAGGGAGTTATGAAAAGCCCTGGATTATGCACGTATTCACCTTTTTTTGAACAGTtacctttttttgtttacagCATTATCAGCAATTCCAAAATGCTGCAATTCAAGTTGATATTTTCACAAGAGAGCAGCTGGGCCTTGTGGGTtgtttccccctttccccatccccttccatcttccatttgttttcataacAGTGCTGTCAACTacaatttttaagaattttaaatacCAAGCAACTATGTTGCActgccttatttttcttttttacgCCAGAAAGTCCCCTGTAGAACGATGCTAAATTGCTCCCTGCGGGCTTGACGTTGCTTTGAAAGAGTGCTCATGCTGGTCTTGGTCTGTCCAGTCTGTCGGATCGTGGTTTCTAACTTTTTTGGTTGTTAAATGCCTTGTCACACTTCAAATactgtaaaatgaaatcttttaatatatttctatgTTTCTACTGCAATAATGTGAACAATTTGCATTGTGACTAATTACTCTCCCTTGTGTGTTTCTTTACAGACTCAGTGCTGAGCTGATGTCCCTtaccttaaaatatttatttagtagaagaaagaaaaggcagaaaaagggaATGAAATTGTGTGTCGCACCTAGTTGGTTTGTGTCTTTGGGTGAAAATAAAGGTCAGTGTTGGCAGTAATTCTCCTCTTAgtgattttcagttttcctaaatgaaagccaaataggaaaaaacataATTGCAGTGAAGCCTGTCTTAAGGGACTAAGATAGCCTCTAATAATGATGTGTTCTGAAACAAAGGAGCTGGTACAAATAGTATTGCAGTTTTAACTGCTCTCCGTCCTGCAGTTGTATTCCAGCAGCTTGACAGAGCCTCCAGGTGAAGTCAGCTGTGAGGATTTTGGTGCAAGCATTGCACCCAGCAccaaaaaagcacagaaacaggcCCATAGAAGCCGTGTGATAGAAGTGGGTCATCATTTTTCTTAGTGACACCACAAAGTTAAAAACTGCATTGCTGATGTATGTTTTATGGTGTTCTTTGCTCTAAATTAATTTCACTTGCAGTGATACTGGGAAGAGAGCAATTGTGGGCAAAGTCCACTCTTGATTTGtgcattttgtttgcatttgttcATGGAGCAGtgctttccctctgcttcaCCACACACTTTCTGTGGGCGTTGATACTTGCACAAGGCAAATACGAAGCCATAGAAGCTAAATTTAGTAGCATTTTCCACTGGTCCTTTCCAGCAGTGCAAAAGCTGCATGGGAAATGAGGCACTGGAGAATCAACAGTTTGTTTCCCTTGTGGAGGCAGCCTCCCCTGCCAGCCTCTGTGTGGAAAATGAGAGCAGGACTGGAAAAGCCCACAAGTTGAGGGTCACTCAAGGGCAATTCTGAATCCCTGGGTTCATTCCTTCAATgtaccatatttttttctaattctttagatttgttttaatttgttcttgCAAGACAGCAATATTGGAGAAAGTGAGATCGATTTAATGGATGCTATTGCAGTAGCAGTCTACATCAGCCGTGGCTGCTTAAATGGTGTCCTGGAGGAGATGCCAGCAGTGTTACTTAGTCCTGCCCAGTCCTGAAAAACGCAATAGTAATGTTTTAACCTAGAGAGGTAAGAAATCCGCTGTGGTCTCCACAGCCTGGTTTCATCAGGAGTAGCAGTTAAGCAACAAGGGTAACTATGTCCAGGGAAAGTTAATGAGTTTTCAGAGAAACtgataaaactgaaagaaagggCATGGAAAGAGACATACAAGCTGCGCTGTGCTGGGCAGCGagtctgttgttatttttccgATCAGAGCAGTAGATCTGAGATGATGCCCTTTATGGTGATTTCTGTGTCAAGCTTGGATCCATGGACTATCAAGCTACAGCCTTGGTTCTTGTACTACACAGCTGAGTGAAGCAGTTCAGACACGTGATTCTCATTGGTGCTGGAAATGCGCAGGCCTGCACAGGAAGGTTGCTGCTTTAGGATTCTCCTGGACACCTCACCACTTTCTTTCCagaatgcttttttcctctcctcttttcaaCAGCGTTCTGGTCAAACCCAAGGGCATGCTTGTTCTCTTCATCATTTATCTTACTAGACAGAAAATAGTTGCAAAACCCATTAATAGCTGAGCACATCTGTGCGTAGTGCACCCTTTTGGCAATAACAACTTTATTGTTGTGGAGCCTAAGGGGGGGAAGGATTACGACCTAGTTAATATGGCTTGCCGGGGGTTTGAAAGGTTCTGTTGTCTTAAGGTAGAGCAGGCAAGTAAACCGTATTTTGGGGGACGTGTTCTGTCTGTCCTAAGGATCTCTAAAAAGCTTTTGGCCTCTGTTATCAACAAGCAGTTCTGACTCTGATTTCCATGATGCATGACGCTTCGCCTCTCCACTCATTTGTGTTGTGTCTTTCTAGATCTGTAGAGTGTATTGATAATTTACAAAGAAACCAGATTCCATGGTTTAACTTTTCTGGAgagacaaaaaagcaaaaggagattCCCTGCCCAGAGGATACGGTGGCTGGTTGGagcagtgctgcttctctgaccatctccacctccccaGTCACCTCTTCCTGCCTGGTTTCTTGCCTGATGCCATTCTGCTCAGCTGTTGGCCTCTGTGCTTTCATATTAATACTGCTCCTGCTTtcaattttctctccttccataGTGCATGATGGAACTGGATCACTTTGCCCCTTCAGGAGTAAGGAGCCATTTTAGTTCCTGTATTTGCCTTTGCTCAGTCCTCATTTTACCTGCctcaaggacagactgagattTAACCAATGTAACATCCTCTTGGTCACGTTTGGCTGAACTGGTTTCTCAGCTAGCTTGAGATGGATTGAGGTTCATCCTGATTCTATGAGCGCTTCTTTAAAGAAGTACTGAGTTGGAGACAagtgttctttttctgaaatttggGTCAGTAGCTTCTGGGGGCTTTGGCTCAGAGAGGGGTCAGTCCTTCGCTGCCCTCAGTGTGACCACTTACTGTTCAGGGAGGATAGCTCTGGAGCTCTGCAGTTGCATCTCAAACCATCATAGTAAGATTTGCTAGAGCTCATCTGAGCTCAAAAGAGCTTTAACTGtagttttgtttgtgtttctttgtagTGATTATCTGTGTATGCCCCTAGCTACGAAATATTGTTGTTTGTACTACCCTGGCACATTAATCATGGACAGTATCCCCTTATGCGTGACATCATGCAAAGAGGATGAAAGATCGTCTCTGCTGTAAAGAACTCATAATCTAAATAAAAGACTAAAGACAAGGACACAGggagaaaataacagcaaattaaGAGCTGCTCCTTTTCTCATGAACCTGTTTAGGGAATTGCCTATGTTATGACTatcataaaagaaaactaatcCTCCCTCAAGGTATGACTATTTCATAGTCCCTGGAAGAATCCACTTAGTGATTCAGGAGCCACCCATCCTCTGAGGAATGTTGCCTCTGGGCCTTACTGCCCACttcactgcaggcagcagctctcctgcttTGAGGAGGGAACTAAgtctctctt is part of the Cuculus canorus isolate bCucCan1 chromosome 2, bCucCan1.pri, whole genome shotgun sequence genome and harbors:
- the ZHX1 gene encoding zinc fingers and homeoboxes protein 1 isoform X1 — translated: MASKRKSTTPCMVLANEQDPDLETVSDLEEVPPILAPTDNPTAESVTSDEDVHEGMDSDNQKNTNKVEGGYECKYCTFQTPDLNMFTFHVDSEHPNVVLNSSYVCVECNFLTKRYDALSEHNLKYHPGEENFKLTMVKRNNQTIFEQTVNDLTFDGSFVREENAEQADSPDVPSSGISISKTPIMKMMKNKPETKRIAVFHNVVEDIPGEEKGAENEPNSEEVVENPLPAVSESKASHSVVCSAADVAGAVVTPAPVLQPGVAQVITAVTAPQNSNVIPKVLIPVNSIPAYNTALDNNPLLLNTYNKFPYPTMSEITVLSTQAKYTEEQIKIWFSAQRLKHGVSWTPEEVEEARRKQFNGTVHTVPQTITVIPAHISAASNGLPSILQTCQIVGQPGLVLTQVAGANTLPVTAPIALTVAGVPNQTQLQKSQIHTAQPVAETKQVAAVPAPQPIKNESTLVNPDSFGIRAKKTKEQLAELKVSYLKNQFPQDSEIVRLMKITGLTKGEIKKWFSDTRYNQRNSKNNHGIHLNSDSCATIVIDSSDEMNESPTGVTPQSKSSWSAFPDFTPQKFKEKTAEQLQVLQASFLNNPVLTDEEMNRLRAQTKLTRREIDAWFTDRRKSNVLKEEGADLNESNAGSSKEEAGETSVGDGAAGAKSGSSTSSKIGKKSPEQLHMLKSSFVRTQWPSPQEYNKLAEETGLPRSEIVSWFGDTRYAWKNGGLKWYYYYQSASPNSVNGQGFSRKRGRGRPKGRGRGRPRGRPRGSKRLNCWDRGVSVIKFKTGAAILKDYYMKHKFLNEQDLDELVAKSHMGYEQVREWFAERQRRLELGIELFDENEEEDEMLEDQEDEEETDDSDTWEPPRHVKRKLSKSD